The nucleotide sequence tatacttATAACTAAAGGAAACCATTGATAATTTACTATAACTTTCAGACATGCCAATATAGGATATGTAGGGCTTAGCCTATTATGTAGATCAACTCTTAAATAACTctaaaaaaatccaaatataAGTCTGATATGTCAGCCAAATGCTGATTTGTCAGCACTACCGCTGACTGTATGTTTGACTGTGAGTATAGTTGTTATGGCCCCACAGGCGCCGCTCACACTTGCTGCTCGGCTCCTCGGCTGAATTGCTCCTGCCTCCGCCGAACTCACCCACTAAATGTGACAGCATAAATCGCTGCCAGAGGATGTGGAGTCGATGGGGGATCTGAGAACAATAAAGCCATATTGGCAATTTAATGTGCTGCAAAACATTAGAACGTTCGATTCGAGCAGAGCAAGCGACAACACGCATACGCACCGTATGCCGATGCCGAGGAGTGCATTTTAAGCAGCTGAGCTGAGCACGTAAACAGAAACATTGCCATAGTGCACAGTGCACTTGTGCAGCTGGAAGGCAGAACTAAGTTCACCATTTACTTATCTTTGGCAATGCCCAACACGTATCCACATTAAGTCTCACAACCGCCCAAAGAACCACTTCGTTTACCCCACTCCTCCTTTCGGAAAACAACTTCATTTTCAGCTGCTTTCCAGCCAGATGGTAGCCAAgttcaaaaaatttaaggaaTTTTTTCGGGCTCGCCATGACCCCCATTCGGCAGCAACATTTTCACACAGGACACCCATTGTCATTTGCATATTTTGCGTTGCAATTTTCGTAGCGAACTTGTAAATTTGACTTTATATATGCAAGGTGCAAATCTGTTTAGCGTCCCTCGTGTGCCGGCAAACCGCATCAAAATGCATTTATGCAAAGGCCAATGGAACTTACAGCGAAATTAAGTCACCGTGGCCGGAACatctgactgatggcggagttgCAAGCGCGGAAAAATTACTGCGGGCCAAAAAGAATATATCAATGGCAGCTGATGCAGAAACTTCTGCGGCATTTGCATGGAAAATTCTTGCGGGcgcaaaaaaatatttcaccTCATTCAGCGGGGATTTTTCGTGAATTATGGAAAATATTAACCAATAAAAAACAGGTCAGACCAAATAAGGCGAGGAACTGCTATTAAATATGTATGATGTGGCTGGGATACGAGGAATATTATTCCGGATAGCGATTCTCTGAACGAATATATCAACGTTAAGTTTAAATAAAGTGAGAATATTTTcagtaattatttatttactctTATAGTTTGCAATGGAGTTGAACATATTGTTTATCAATACAActacaatttaatatttccttCAGTAATGCCGTAAAGTAAACCCAAATAGTTTACGAGCTAGCCATAAATATCTTATCATTTTCACAAGATACGCAACTTTAAGTTATAGCCCATCCTGTTCATCTCTTTCGAGTAGAGGATTCATATTCAAAAGTGTGCCCAAACATTATCTCGACTCGCCAAAAAATATGCTCGTAAATGTCAAACACTCTATAATGAGCTAATCAACCAAACTCCAGAGCAGACACATAACAAAGTTGCTGGCGGATAAATGCAAATGGCTTTCGTTTTTCGGATTTGGCCACAAGCATAACTTTTACGATGGCATTACAAAGTCATAAAACATCCGACTTTATTTGGGATAGCACCTAGATTGCCGGATGTAAAGCCAAATCGTTGAGCGTAGCACAAAAGTATGAAATCAAAATTACAAATAAGGCTTAGGATTGTAGCTATTTTCAGCGTTCTAAGGCCATAACATTTTCACAAGTTGAATTTTGACTGACTGTATTCCAATAAATTATAACACAGTTTTGTGGTGTTTGCTAATAGCTGGAAAGTCAACGAAGCTAATGCTGTTGACAGGGGGAAATGAGGGGGAAAGAGGGAAAGGAGCCTTACCCCAATcgcattacgtatacgccacgTTGAGCGCATTTTGGCAGAATGGCAATTGACTTTAATTACTTCGCCTCCAAAAAGTCTGCATGACTTTTCGGtttagtgtgtgtgtgtgttcagCACACGATGTCATCAGATGTGTGAAGGAAGTACGTTTCCAGAGGTGGCCAGGGGTTAGGGGGTTAAAGGGTAGGGAACTTTCATTAGTTTTTGGGTGGCCCGACCGACGGAAGCCACCAAAAGTCTTTACATGGCAGCAGCTACTCCTCCACCTCTTCATACGAAAACAGTTtgtgaaatttaattttcagcACTCTTGATTTTTAAATGGCAGCGCGGGCGAAAGAGTGCAATGAAATTTGCTGTTAATTTGTACAGAAATGTCtctattaaattttaaattggaTTTCTGGTAAATGTTATGAATTGCCTCAAAGTGTGGCCACCAAATGCAAGCAGAGAAAAAGAGGATGGTGAGGAAAAATTGGCATGTTCTTGCTGCGAATGCTTTCAATGCTATGCATTCGATGGGAAGGAAGCGCCTGAATGGACAGGGTGTGCTGCATATCTGCCACTGAAAAGAATCAGCCGCACAGAAAGAAGTTTTGTAGTCCTGGGTTTCATTTAATTGAATCGCATTTCTGctcaatttaattaaattgtccTACGAAAAATATTAGGATATAAGTTTAGCTTTCTATGTTAGGGATATTAATTGATTCCATAGCTTTCAAGACACcgttttatatatatacattaaaTCCTTTACagattttcaaatattttttctgtCCGTGAGATGCGAAATTTCCTATTAAAACGTAAGTTCAATCAGTTTGTATTAAATTGATTTCTTTAGCATTTCTTTTCTGTGCAGGAAGGTGCCGGTGAATGAAACCAACTGCTGTTGTGGGTTGCGTGTGCAATctggcaataaatattttatatttacaaTATGCTGCTCTGCTGGGAGCCTGCAGCAAAGTCGGGCATATTGATTCTCCTCAAACGTTCGCAAATAGTTGGGCGAAATAAAAAACTGAAATTGTATTGTTATTTAAATCGTTAAAAATCGCCAGCTGAATTCTTAATGGTCGTGTAGATCCACTTTGAATTTTAGTTCGGTGCGAGTGGCATTCCACTGGGCACCGTAATTCTCTACCGTTTATGGCGTGTATTCCTTAAATGTTTGCTCACTTTAGCCCAACGGAAATCGGTGGATGCCACTGCACAGCCGCACCGGAAGCTGtctgttttttattgtatatcTTTTATGACGCTGCATTTTGTGGCCTGTATGGGCCGGCTTGGCTTGTTCCTGGCTTTATTATACTGGCCAAACTCCTTGGCCAGGCAATTACACACATATATAGAGCCGGCTATTTGGGGACCGAGTCGAACTGAGCTGGACCGTGTTGCGCATCGTAAATGAGTGCGGATATTTTAACAGGGCTAATGTCTGGCCAAGCGACTCATTGGGGGCTACGACCATGGCATAATAAACATTCATTGTAATCAACGTTTTATGGCATCTTCTTTGTTGAACTAGACTGGATAGTTCAGCCGAAGGAATTTCATAGCGTTTAATATTACATCAACCAGTAATGAATGCAAATAAAAACctttatattaatttaattggaTTATCCTTTTTCTCTTGTTATTAAACAGATATCATTAACAAGATTTAAAAGTGGTGTCGCAGTTAATTTCTAAAAAGTACTCTATGTCCAATTAATCATAGCCCATGGATTTAAAAGCCCTTATGCtacttcctcttcctcttatcgcccttaaaaatataaaaaattgtaataaactaataaataaattgataaaCACACTCACCACCGTACGATATTGATCTTGCTGTTGCTTAGTGAGCTTTGACCAAAGCATAGCGCCTTTTTGTAGCCTTTTCTTGACGGTCAAGTGTTCATTTTTCTTCCGGTGCTCGGACAAAAAGTTTATAAAGGCGGTACTCATCATGGGATTTGGAGGAGCTCGTCTGGCCCTAATCATAGCCTTCTTGGCTTGACTACGCATACCGCAAAGGGCTTTCTTCTGCTTGGTCGACAGTTTCCTTTTCACAATCAATTTTCTCTTGACGGCAAGAACTCTGGGTCTCACCTGCATACGGAACTATATGAAATCTGCGGTCTAGAAAACTAATCCACTGATAAAACTCACTTCAAAGTGCTTCTTTTGCTGGGGCAAAAGCTTCCCCCAGGCATTTTCCCCCGACCTTTTGAGCTCCTCTTCGTCCATGCCGGCATAATGCCTCCTGAAACTCCTCATGAACCGCTTAAGGGCCTTGGACTCTGCCTCCGAATAGGGCCTCACACTCGTGGCTCCCATGGCACTGACTAACTAAAATTCTACAAAATAAACGCTTGCCAGAATTTGGCACAAACATACACGAATTTTGGAACATAAGATAGTTGTACTAGATTTCTATAAAATTTCCTTACGAAATAGTAAAACAATTTTATCACAAATTTTGGTTGTGCTAGCTGTGTTcgaaatttgaatttgaacAGTAGATGTTCATCTGAATACTGAAGGAACTATCGTAGCCTGCCTTTATTCCATATGAGGATTGTTTTAGCAGGCCCTTTAGGGTCACAAGTTGATAATTAATTGTATTTGGAAAGCAAATCTCTTTGTTGTTTTTCCCCACTCATCTCCATTATTTTGGCAAGTAATTAAGCAAACTTTCTACTGTCTTtggattttgtttttatatctAGGCCATCACGTTTGACGAGCCTTGACATGGCCGACAAGAAAATGAAGAAAAATAGGAAAAGAAAAACCAGAACGGTCCTCAATTTTCTACGTGCACACCATAAAGTTGATgtgtaatttgtttttatatgcATTCAACAGAACTTGCCAAATTCTATTACAAGTTTACAATTGTATTACTACGGCAGAGAGCTCTCCGACTCGTCTCCACCTTAATAAACCATAACTAAT is from Drosophila suzukii chromosome 3, CBGP_Dsuzu_IsoJpt1.0, whole genome shotgun sequence and encodes:
- the LOC108012721 gene encoding uncharacterized protein isoform X1, producing MGATSVRPYSEAESKALKRFMRSFRRHYAGMDEEELKRSGENAWGKLLPQQKKHFEVRPRVLAVKRKLIVKRKLSTKQKKALCGMRSQAKKAMIRARRAPPNPMMSTAFINFLSEHRKKNEHLTVKKRLQKGAMLWSKLTKQQQDQYRTVGDKRKRK
- the LOC108012721 gene encoding uncharacterized protein isoform X2, which encodes MGATSVRPYSEAESKALKRFMRSFRRHYAGMDEEELKRSGENAWGKLLPQQKKHFEVRPRVLAVKRKLIVKRKLSTKQKKALCGMRSQAKKAMIRARRAPPNPMMSTAFINFLSEHRKKNEHLTVKKRLQKGAMLWSKLTKQQQDQYRTGDKRKRK